A genomic window from Vitis riparia cultivar Riparia Gloire de Montpellier isolate 1030 chromosome 18, EGFV_Vit.rip_1.0, whole genome shotgun sequence includes:
- the LOC117906093 gene encoding protein LIKE COV 1-like has protein sequence MGSRERDRDLELLIPVAATTDNVASKSSPSSPSSSSSHHHSGREAFSKVIRSWASKKFMSGCVILLPIAITFYITWGFFHFVDGFFSPVYNQLGINVFGLGFITSITFIFLVGVFMSSWLGASLLGLGEWFIKKMPLVSYIYSASKQISAAISPDQSSNAFKEVAIIRHPRIGEYAFGFITNTVLLQRNTGEEELCCIYVPSNHLYIGDVFLISSTDILRPNLSVREGIEIVISGGMSVPQILTTIDAQAIPASRIGNLVAAKV, from the exons atgggttccAGAGAGAGGGACAGAGACCTCGAGCTCCTGATCCCAGTAGCCGCCACCACTGACAATGTTGCCTCCAAATCATCGCCCTCCTCTccatcctcttcttcttcccatCATCACTCCGGCCGTGAG GCATTTTCCAAAGTCATCCGCAGCTGGGCCTCAAAGAAGTTTATGTCTGGATG TGTCATTCTACTTCCTATTGCCATTACATTCTATATCACTTGgggtttctttcattttgtGGATGGTTTCTTCTCCCCAGTTTATAATCAACTAGGCATCAATGTATTTG GTCTTGGATTCATCACTTCCATCACTTTCATCTTCTTAGTTGGTGTTTTCATGTCTTCCTGGTTGGGAGCTTCTCTTCTCGGCCTTGGGGAATGGTTCATCAAGAAAATGCCACTTGTAAGCTATATATATTCTGCCTCAAAGCAAATTAGTGCAGCAATATCACCag ATCAGAGTTCTAATGCATTCAAGGAAGTGGCCATCATAAGACATCCACGAATCGGGGAATATGCATTTGGATTTATCACTAACACAGTTCTTCTTCAGAGGAACACAGGTGAAGAGGAACTGTGCTGCATTTACGTGCCTTCCAACCACCTCTATATTGGAGATGTTTTTCTTATCAGTTCAACGGATATTCTGAGGCCTAATTTGTCTGTTCGAGAAGGGATTG AAATTGTCATTTCTGGAGGCATGTCGGTGCCTCAAATTTTAACCACAATAGATGCACAAGCCATTCCAGCATCAAGAATCGGCAATTTGGTAGCAGCAAAAGTCTAA
- the LOC117905385 gene encoding LOW QUALITY PROTEIN: glucan endo-1,3-beta-D-glucosidase (The sequence of the model RefSeq protein was modified relative to this genomic sequence to represent the inferred CDS: inserted 1 base in 1 codon), translated as MTTVRCASVAFLFSLLHSVLLARSESFLGINYGQVADNLPPPSATAKLLQSTSIEKVRLYGADPAIIKALANTGIGIVIGTANGDVPALASDPNFARNWINSNVLPYYPSSKIILITVGNEVMTSGDQNLMTQLLPAMQNLQNALNGASLGGKIKVSTVHSMAVLKQSEPPSSGSFDPSFGDLMKGLLGFNKATGSPFAINPYPYFAYRSDHRPETLAFCLFQPNSGRLDSGTNIKYMNMFDAQVDAVRAALNSMGFKEIEIVVAETGWPYKGDSNEVGPSIENAKAYNGNLISHLRSLXGTPLMPGKSVDTYLFALYDEDLKPGPGSERAFGLFKTDLTMTYDVGLSKGAQNTTPAPATPKTPATPSPSPSTNGTWCVPKSVVSNAQLQANLDYACGQGIDCRPVQPGGACFEPNTVASHAAYAMNLFYQNSARNPWNCDFSQTATLTSKNPSYKGCIYPGGRT; from the exons ATGACGACGGTTCGTTGTGCTTCGGTGGCCTTTCTTTTCTCCCTCCTACACTCTGTTCTTCTAGCAA GATCGGAGTCGTTCCTTGGTATAAACTATGGCCAAGTCGCCGATAACCTCCCCCCTCCGTCAGCAACCGCAAAGCTTCTACAATCTACTTCCATTGAAAAAGTCAGGCTGTACGGAGCCGACCCAGCTATCATCAAAGCCCTTGCCAATACCGGCATCGGAATCGTCATCGGAACAGCGAACGGCGATGTCCCGGCACTAGCTTCCGATCCCAACTTCGCCAGGAATTGGATCAATTCCAATGTCCTTCCCTACTATCCCTCTAGCAAAATCATCCTCATCACTGTCGGAAACGAAGTCATGACCTCCGGCGACCAGAATCTGATGACGCAGCTCTTGCCGGCGATGCAGAATCTCCAAAATGCCCTCAACGGCGCATCACTTGGCGGCAAGATTAAGGTATCCACCGTCCACTCCATGGCAGTGCTGAAGCAATCTGAACCGCCTTCTTCTGGAAGTTTCGATCCGAGCTTCGGGGACCTGATGAAAGGACTGTTAGGGTTTAACAAAGCCACTGGTTCGCCATTCGCGATCAATCCGTACCCTTACTTCGCATACCGGAGCGACCACAGACCTGAAACGCTggctttttgtctttttcaacCCAACTCCGGACGATTGGACTCTGGGACTAATATCAAGTACATGAATATGTTCGATGCCCAG GTGGACGCTGTTCGAGCTGCATTGAACTCGATGGGCTTCAAGGAAATTGAGATAGTGGTTGCGGAGACGGGCTGGCCCTACAAAGGAGACAGCAACGAGGTAGGCCCAAGTATTGAAAATGCCAAGGCTTACAATGGGAACCTGATCTCGCACCTGAGGTCAC GTGGAACGCCCTTGATGCCTGGGAAATCAGTGGACACATATCTGTTTGCACTCTACGACGAGGACCTGAAACCTGGGCCGGGCTCAGAGCGCGCATTTGGGCTTTTTAAGACTGATCTCACCATGACCTATGATGTTGGCCTCTCCAAGGGCGCCCAG AACACTACTCCGGCACCGGCAACCCCCAAAACTCCGGCCactccatctccatctccatcGACGAACGGAACGTGGTGTGTGCCCAAATCAGTTGTATCAAATGCCCAACTCCAGGCTAATCTGGACTACGCCTGCGGACAAGGGATAGATTGCCGTCCAGTCCAACCAGGTGGGGCTTGTTTTGAACCCAACACCGTAGCATCACATGCTGCTTATGCAATGAACCTCTTCTACCAAAATTCTGCTCGCAATCCATGGAACTGTGATTTCTCACAAACAGCCACACTCACATCTAAAAATCCCA GCTATAAGGGTTGCATTTACCCTGGTGGGCGTACCTGA